A stretch of Methanococcus voltae PS DNA encodes these proteins:
- the mmp11 gene encoding methanogenesis marker protein 11 has protein sequence MNVSYKKIIAMVDEQLDLVELVEEHPCPSGSEWMIYQYSRTSPNILSAWRDGNKHHYVFKLGKGDLELVPSLSAAGIESISLKDEDVEITYAGLAGAGVGVGLRKEAENVTSTKILEKGGGSKLGKGVLITPKMEKITVGIDDTDTKEEGATWVLANEVGQLIQQKGMGYYLDHTITQLFPGNPNKTQNCVSIALTFAVYPKYKYEIGKEIKKILKEKTLSNKTSIAIYFGITPSKSMRLYTLNAKREMVSIEDAKMVAMRNNIDIIEVTGDGGIIGAVAALGLSENHDMAAKLPEDIVYKH, from the coding sequence CTGAATGGATGATATATCAATATAGCCGTACATCTCCAAATATACTATCTGCTTGGAGAGATGGTAACAAACATCACTACGTTTTTAAATTGGGAAAAGGAGATTTAGAGTTGGTTCCTTCATTATCTGCAGCAGGTATTGAAAGCATCTCCCTAAAAGATGAAGATGTAGAAATAACATATGCTGGATTAGCAGGTGCGGGTGTAGGTGTAGGTTTAAGGAAAGAAGCTGAAAATGTAACCTCTACAAAAATACTCGAAAAAGGTGGGGGCTCCAAATTAGGAAAAGGAGTTTTAATCACCCCTAAAATGGAAAAAATAACTGTAGGTATTGACGATACAGATACAAAGGAAGAGGGAGCAACCTGGGTATTGGCAAATGAAGTTGGTCAATTAATTCAGCAAAAAGGTATGGGTTACTACTTAGACCACACAATAACCCAACTATTCCCTGGAAATCCAAATAAAACACAAAATTGCGTATCTATTGCTTTAACATTTGCAGTTTATCCAAAATACAAATACGAAATCGGAAAAGAAATTAAGAAAATCTTAAAGGAAAAAACTCTTTCAAATAAAACCTCAATAGCAATTTACTTTGGCATAACACCATCTAAAAGTATGAGACTATATACTTTAAATGCAAAAAGAGAAATGGTTTCAATTGAAGATGCTAAAATGGTAGCAATGAGAAATAATATTGATATAATCGAAGTTACTGGCGATGGTGGAATTATTGGCGCTGTAGCAGCTTTGGGTTTATCCGAAAATCATGATATGGCAGCTAAATTACCAGAAGACATTGTTTATAAGCATTAA
- a CDS encoding tryptophan--tRNA ligase, whose protein sequence is MITPWEVTDDVNYKNIMENFGIKGIEEAVAKLEEPHQFMNRGIIFGHRDFDKIADTINEEKKFAVVSGMMPSGKMHMGHKMVVDQLIYYQNLGAEIYIPIADLEAYWARDLSFETTKKLAIEEYIANYIALGLNPEKINVYLQSKNEGVKDLALRLAKRVNFTEMKSIYGFKNETNIGHIYAPLVQVADILHPQMVENEKLGITGNKSKVPVLVPVGIDQDPHIRLTRDIANRYKDFKFIPPASTYHRFMTGLLGGKMSSSKPETAIYLTDETTKSFKKKVMSCKTGGRETLEEQKEKGGMPEECVIYEICAYHFMNDKELKELYEDCKSGKLTCGTCKKQCYEKVSEFLTDLKEKRDNAMEVAQKILE, encoded by the coding sequence ATGATAACCCCTTGGGAAGTTACGGATGATGTAAATTACAAAAATATAATGGAAAATTTTGGAATAAAGGGTATTGAGGAAGCAGTGGCTAAATTAGAGGAACCTCATCAATTTATGAATCGAGGAATCATTTTTGGTCACAGGGATTTTGATAAGATAGCAGACACCATAAACGAAGAAAAGAAGTTTGCAGTAGTTAGTGGTATGATGCCATCTGGAAAAATGCACATGGGTCATAAAATGGTCGTAGACCAGCTAATATACTACCAAAACTTAGGTGCTGAAATTTACATCCCTATCGCAGATTTAGAAGCGTACTGGGCAAGAGATTTAAGCTTTGAAACAACAAAAAAACTTGCAATAGAGGAATACATTGCAAATTATATTGCATTAGGTTTAAATCCTGAAAAAATAAACGTATATTTACAATCTAAAAATGAGGGCGTAAAAGATTTAGCACTTAGATTGGCAAAAAGAGTAAATTTCACCGAAATGAAGTCAATATATGGTTTTAAAAATGAAACAAATATTGGGCACATATATGCACCATTAGTTCAAGTTGCAGACATTCTTCACCCACAAATGGTAGAAAATGAGAAATTGGGCATAACTGGTAACAAATCAAAAGTACCTGTGTTAGTACCCGTAGGAATTGACCAAGACCCACATATAAGGCTTACAAGAGATATTGCCAACAGATACAAAGACTTTAAGTTTATACCTCCTGCATCAACCTACCATAGATTTATGACTGGTTTACTGGGCGGTAAGATGAGCTCTTCAAAGCCTGAAACAGCTATCTATTTAACTGACGAGACTACAAAATCCTTTAAAAAGAAAGTAATGTCTTGTAAGACTGGCGGTAGAGAAACTTTAGAAGAACAAAAGGAAAAAGGCGGAATGCCTGAGGAATGCGTCATTTACGAAATCTGTGCATATCACTTTATGAATGATAAAGAATTAAAAGAACTGTACGAAGATTGTAAATCTGGAAAATTAACTTGTGGAACTTGTAAAAAACAGTGTTACGAGAAAGTTTCTGAGTTTTTAACAGATTTAAAGGAAAAAAGAGATAATGCAATGGAAGTCGCTCAAAAAATATTAGAATAA
- a CDS encoding 50S ribosomal protein L11 methyltransferase, whose amino-acid sequence MESEKNLKLKMESPQWHYSMLVDEERVSVFHEAIIDTVKKDDLVFDLGTGSGVLAMFAAKSAKKVYAIELDPITAYYTDKNIKGNGFENIKLVEADASEYSFKDKNGNPEKADVIIAEMLDTALITEPQVPVLNEIHKKGLLKDEGTLIPESVYNTAQVVDCRTNHIYYDEEVISKPVSDEKLYSRINFYKINDPKVSYNIEFTLLNDCNNAGLRLNTYTKLKDGLIAGATPMLNPPLIVPLNKPLKKGTYTFKISYIMGGDFENVKLSLE is encoded by the coding sequence ATGGAATCTGAAAAAAACCTTAAATTAAAAATGGAGTCACCACAATGGCATTATAGTATGTTAGTAGATGAAGAGCGAGTTTCTGTATTTCACGAAGCGATTATTGATACTGTAAAAAAAGATGATTTAGTGTTTGATTTGGGCACTGGAAGTGGCGTTTTGGCAATGTTTGCAGCAAAGAGTGCTAAAAAAGTTTATGCAATAGAATTAGACCCTATCACTGCTTATTACACTGATAAAAATATCAAGGGAAACGGTTTTGAAAACATAAAACTTGTAGAGGCAGACGCAAGTGAATATTCTTTTAAAGACAAAAACGGAAATCCTGAAAAAGCAGACGTTATAATCGCTGAAATGTTAGACACTGCATTAATAACCGAACCACAAGTCCCAGTTTTAAATGAAATACATAAAAAAGGACTTTTAAAAGATGAGGGTACTTTAATCCCTGAATCGGTTTATAATACGGCTCAGGTTGTTGATTGTAGGACTAATCATATTTACTATGACGAGGAAGTTATTTCAAAACCGGTCTCTGACGAAAAATTATATAGTCGGATTAACTTCTATAAAATAAATGACCCTAAGGTTTCATATAATATCGAATTTACATTATTAAACGACTGTAATAACGCAGGTTTACGATTAAATACATATACTAAATTAAAAGATGGTCTTATTGCAGGTGCAACTCCAATGTTAAACCCACCTTTGATAGTTCCTTTAAATAAACCACTTAAAAAGGGTACTTACACATTCAAAATCTCATATATTATGGGCGGAGATTTCGAAAACGTGAAACTAAGTTTGGAGTAA
- a CDS encoding phosphopantothenoylcysteine decarboxylase domain-containing protein, giving the protein MHPTKSIKYEKSRLLDGKTILVAVTSSIAAIEAPRLMRELMRHGADVECIYTPETEKIVGKAALMFGCGNQIYSEITGNIEHVGLYHHCDAMVVYPATANAISKINLRMADNIVTTTATVFFNKKPLILVPAMHENMVDTIWKHVKQLSAEEKVYVTNSKMEEEKAKVLSIYEVSKYIIDIFNNKENSEIISENSDELETLDNLDENKIELNSNIALKVKNKVTPKKDILILGGSTVEFIDKVRVISNLSSGKTAKSLAEAFCKAGHNVKVIMGNGIDMPYYVDTIKVTSAKNMLEKALEHGKHSDIIISCAAISDYTPYEEIEGKINSDMEEKTIKLVKTPKVIHELKKNYPDKIIIGYKAEYNLKKSELMEKALDRLYKYGIDVIIANDLSKHYFGDDYNDVLVIDTYNTNGVNLKGSKDEIASKIVKYISKFL; this is encoded by the coding sequence ATGCACCCGACAAAGTCTATAAAATACGAAAAGTCAAGATTACTAGATGGTAAAACTATATTGGTGGCAGTTACCTCATCTATAGCAGCTATAGAAGCACCAAGATTAATGAGGGAATTAATGAGGCATGGTGCCGATGTAGAGTGTATATATACGCCCGAAACTGAAAAAATAGTCGGAAAAGCTGCACTAATGTTTGGTTGTGGTAATCAAATATATAGTGAAATAACAGGAAATATTGAACACGTAGGACTCTATCACCATTGTGACGCAATGGTAGTTTATCCAGCTACTGCAAACGCAATAAGTAAAATAAACTTAAGAATGGCGGACAATATTGTTACAACTACCGCAACAGTATTTTTTAATAAAAAGCCATTAATATTAGTTCCAGCAATGCACGAAAATATGGTTGACACAATATGGAAACATGTAAAACAATTAAGTGCTGAGGAAAAAGTTTACGTGACAAATTCTAAGATGGAAGAAGAAAAAGCTAAAGTTTTATCAATCTATGAAGTTTCCAAATATATAATTGATATATTTAATAATAAGGAAAATAGCGAAATTATATCGGAAAATTCGGATGAATTGGAAACTTTAGATAATTTAGATGAAAATAAAATAGAATTAAATTCAAACATTGCTTTAAAAGTTAAAAATAAAGTAACGCCTAAAAAGGATATTTTAATTTTAGGTGGCAGTACTGTAGAATTTATTGATAAAGTAAGGGTAATTTCAAACTTATCGTCGGGTAAGACTGCTAAATCCTTGGCAGAGGCTTTTTGTAAAGCAGGACACAATGTAAAAGTTATAATGGGTAATGGTATTGATATGCCTTATTATGTGGATACTATTAAAGTTACATCTGCTAAAAATATGCTTGAAAAGGCTTTAGAACATGGAAAACATTCAGATATCATAATTTCATGTGCAGCTATTTCAGATTATACTCCTTATGAAGAAATTGAGGGTAAAATAAATTCTGATATGGAAGAAAAAACCATAAAACTTGTAAAAACGCCAAAAGTTATACACGAATTAAAAAAGAATTATCCTGATAAGATAATCATTGGTTACAAGGCAGAATATAATTTAAAAAAGTCTGAATTAATGGAAAAAGCATTAGATAGGCTCTATAAATATGGAATAGATGTAATTATTGCAAATGACCTTTCAAAACATTATTTTGGTGATGATTATAACGACGTGTTAGTAATTGACACTTATAATACAAATGGAGTTAATTTAAAAGGTTCTAAAGATGAAATTGCTTCAAAAATTGTAAAATATATTTCTAAATTTTTATAA
- the serA gene encoding phosphoglycerate dehydrogenase, whose protein sequence is MSKILITDALHENAVDILKAAGDVEVATGLSVEELKEKIKDADVLVIRSGTKATKEIIDASENLKVIARAGVGVDNVDINAATEKGIIVLNAPDASSISVAELLFGMMLSAVRNIPQATASLKRGEWDRKSFKGLEVYGKTLGIVGLGRIGQQVAKRAQAFGMQVVAYDPYIPEDVANSLGIDLMSVNDLCEASDFITLHVPLTPKTKHMIGKEQLELMKPNTIIMNCARGGLIDEEALYVALKDNKIRGAALDVFEQEPPKGNPLLELDNVIGTPHQGASTEEAQISAGTIVARQAIKILKGESAENVVNLPMLPSEKMNKIKPYMILAEKMGLMAIQLLDHTIDNIEITYLGDLATEKTEMIKRSFLRGILSPILLAGVNLVNAPVVAKNRNIKISEGTMKENQYGNALKIVAKGNNDEISIIGNIVDGEVVFRKINGYDIDVKPEGDLCVIRHIDRPGMVGKVGVLLGEYGINIAKMQVGRKEPGGHSIMILDVDHTISEDVMSKLKSMDNVRTAKMVTL, encoded by the coding sequence ATGTCAAAAATCCTCATTACTGACGCTTTACACGAAAACGCAGTTGACATTTTAAAAGCAGCTGGTGACGTGGAAGTGGCAACCGGATTATCTGTAGAAGAATTAAAGGAAAAAATTAAAGACGCAGACGTTTTGGTTATTAGAAGTGGTACAAAAGCCACAAAAGAAATCATTGACGCAAGCGAGAATTTAAAAGTTATTGCAAGAGCGGGAGTAGGTGTAGATAACGTTGATATCAACGCAGCAACTGAAAAAGGTATCATTGTTTTAAATGCACCTGACGCATCTTCAATATCTGTAGCAGAGTTATTATTTGGTATGATGTTATCTGCTGTAAGAAACATTCCACAAGCTACTGCATCATTAAAAAGAGGCGAATGGGACAGAAAATCCTTTAAAGGTCTCGAAGTTTATGGAAAAACTTTAGGTATTGTAGGACTTGGTAGAATAGGTCAACAAGTTGCAAAAAGAGCACAAGCTTTCGGTATGCAGGTAGTAGCCTACGACCCATACATTCCTGAAGATGTAGCCAATTCATTAGGCATCGATTTAATGAGTGTAAATGATTTGTGCGAAGCAAGTGATTTTATAACCTTACACGTTCCTTTAACCCCTAAAACAAAACATATGATTGGCAAAGAACAGTTAGAACTTATGAAACCTAACACAATCATTATGAATTGTGCAAGAGGCGGTTTAATTGACGAAGAAGCATTATACGTCGCTTTAAAGGACAATAAAATTAGAGGCGCTGCTTTAGATGTATTTGAACAAGAACCACCTAAAGGAAACCCACTTTTGGAATTGGATAACGTTATTGGTACACCTCACCAAGGAGCTTCCACAGAAGAAGCACAGATAAGTGCAGGTACCATCGTAGCAAGACAGGCCATAAAAATCTTAAAAGGCGAATCTGCTGAAAACGTTGTAAATTTACCAATGTTACCATCTGAAAAAATGAATAAAATTAAACCATATATGATTTTAGCTGAAAAGATGGGTTTAATGGCTATTCAATTATTGGACCATACAATAGATAACATTGAAATTACTTATTTGGGCGATTTAGCAACAGAAAAAACTGAAATGATTAAAAGGTCATTTTTAAGAGGTATTTTATCACCTATCTTATTGGCAGGCGTAAACTTAGTAAATGCTCCTGTAGTTGCTAAAAACAGAAATATAAAGATTTCTGAAGGCACAATGAAGGAAAATCAATACGGAAACGCTTTAAAAATTGTTGCAAAAGGTAACAACGATGAAATTTCAATCATTGGTAACATCGTAGATGGTGAAGTTGTATTCAGAAAAATAAACGGATACGACATTGATGTTAAACCAGAAGGCGATTTATGTGTTATAAGACACATCGATAGACCAGGAATGGTTGGAAAAGTTGGTGTTTTACTCGGGGAATACGGAATTAACATTGCAAAGATGCAAGTTGGTAGAAAAGAACCGGGAGGTCACAGTATAATGATATTAGATGTTGACCACACAATCTCTGAAGACGTAATGTCTAAATTAAAAAGCATGGATAATGTAAGAACCGCAAAAATGGTTACATTATAA
- the speB gene encoding agmatinase, with amino-acid sequence MYFEDLSQFICAYEEFETADFVIFGIPYDSTTSYKPGARFGPDEVRKSSWGLETYSPTLDLDLIYAKVHDAKNVDIDGCQSELIKRTYKSAKYLLEHKKIPVMIGGEHSVSYPVIKAVAEEYNDIIVVHFDAHCDLRDEYHNNPQSHACVIKQSLNHVSNVFQFGIRSGDSDEWEFARTDERINISQELPTVEDVKKIAEFNKPIYITVDIDVLDPAFAPGTGTPEPCGFSTKELINSLYLFRDIFDKVVGFDVVEVSPPYDMSGITSIAASKILREMILMKNEKKNKTEVN; translated from the coding sequence TTGTATTTTGAAGATTTATCTCAATTTATTTGTGCATATGAAGAATTTGAAACAGCTGATTTCGTAATATTTGGAATTCCATATGATTCTACTACATCATATAAACCAGGTGCTAGATTTGGACCTGATGAAGTTAGAAAATCATCTTGGGGTCTTGAAACGTACAGTCCCACGTTAGATTTAGATTTAATATATGCAAAAGTTCATGACGCAAAAAACGTTGATATTGACGGTTGCCAATCCGAATTAATAAAAAGAACGTACAAATCCGCCAAATACTTGCTTGAACATAAAAAAATACCAGTAATGATTGGTGGAGAACATTCTGTAAGTTATCCAGTTATTAAAGCAGTTGCTGAAGAATATAATGATATTATTGTAGTGCACTTTGATGCACATTGTGATTTAAGAGATGAATATCATAATAATCCTCAATCTCATGCTTGTGTAATAAAACAGAGTTTAAACCATGTTTCAAATGTGTTCCAATTTGGTATAAGAAGCGGAGATTCTGATGAATGGGAATTTGCAAGAACCGACGAACGAATAAATATATCTCAAGAATTACCAACTGTGGAAGATGTTAAAAAAATTGCAGAATTCAACAAACCGATTTATATCACCGTTGATATCGATGTTTTAGACCCTGCATTTGCTCCAGGTACGGGAACCCCAGAACCTTGCGGATTTTCAACTAAGGAGTTAATAAATTCACTTTACTTATTTAGGGATATATTTGACAAAGTTGTTGGTTTTGACGTAGTTGAAGTGTCCCCACCTTATGATATGAGCGGGATTACTTCAATTGCTGCTTCAAAGATATTGCGTGAAATGATACTAATGAAAAATGAAAAGAAAAATAAAACCGAGGTAAATTAG
- the speE gene encoding polyamine aminopropyltransferase, which produces MKFDAWYTEPQTENLSLSTKIKDILYVGKSEYQEIQVIDTYEYGKTLILENTYQTTERDEFIYHELISHPALFTHGNPKNVLVIGGGDGGTVREVLKHETVESVDFVELDGMVIEACKKYMPTLSCKIDDEKVNVIVTDGIKYVADVAKTAKRYDVIIVDCPDPVGPAAGLFEMEFYNNLYKCLTDDGVMVQQTESPLLHETLISKIKGHLKDAGFGFIRPMVCSIPTYPSGFWSFTLASKQNSPLETNSDEIVAKMEKYGMETKYYDEEVHKGVFLATPKYLK; this is translated from the coding sequence ATGAAGTTCGACGCATGGTACACAGAACCACAAACCGAAAATTTAAGCTTATCTACAAAAATTAAGGATATATTATATGTTGGAAAATCAGAATATCAAGAAATTCAAGTTATAGACACATATGAATACGGAAAAACCTTGATATTAGAAAATACTTATCAAACAACTGAAAGAGACGAGTTTATATACCACGAATTAATATCCCACCCTGCATTATTTACACATGGAAACCCTAAAAATGTGCTTGTAATTGGCGGTGGAGACGGAGGAACAGTTCGTGAAGTTTTAAAACACGAAACCGTTGAATCTGTTGATTTTGTAGAATTAGATGGTATGGTAATTGAAGCTTGTAAAAAATACATGCCTACCTTAAGTTGTAAAATTGACGATGAAAAAGTAAACGTTATCGTAACAGACGGTATAAAATACGTTGCAGACGTTGCTAAAACAGCAAAAAGATATGATGTAATTATTGTAGACTGTCCTGACCCAGTTGGACCAGCAGCAGGTTTATTTGAGATGGAATTTTACAATAACTTATATAAATGCTTAACTGATGACGGAGTTATGGTTCAACAGACCGAAAGTCCATTATTACATGAAACTCTTATTTCTAAAATCAAAGGACACTTAAAAGACGCAGGATTTGGATTTATAAGACCGATGGTGTGTTCAATCCCTACATACCCGAGTGGATTTTGGAGTTTTACATTAGCATCGAAACAAAACAGTCCTTTAGAAACAAATTCCGATGAAATTGTTGCTAAAATGGAAAAATACGGTATGGAAACTAAATACTATGATGAAGAAGTTCATAAAGGAGTATTTTTGGCTACACCAAAATATTTAAAGTAA
- the speD gene encoding adenosylmethionine decarboxylase has protein sequence MKQLGKHIILELWGCEKEALDDQPGIEKMLIDAVKACGATLICVKTHKFSPQGVTGVAVLAESHISIHTWPELGYAAMDVFTCGAHVEPEDTITTLKEFLKPSHIDIMDIKRGNIVE, from the coding sequence TTGAAACAGTTAGGAAAACACATCATCCTCGAACTTTGGGGATGCGAGAAGGAAGCTCTGGATGACCAACCAGGTATTGAAAAAATGTTAATTGACGCAGTTAAAGCTTGTGGGGCTACATTAATATGTGTAAAAACCCATAAATTTTCACCACAAGGTGTTACCGGTGTTGCAGTACTTGCAGAAAGCCATATTAGTATACACACATGGCCAGAATTAGGCTATGCAGCTATGGATGTATTTACTTGTGGCGCACACGTTGAACCTGAAGATACTATCACCACATTAAAAGAATTCTTAAAACCTAGCCATATTGATATTATGGATATTAAAAGAGGAAATATTGTAGAATAA
- a CDS encoding pyruvoyl-dependent arginine decarboxylase has product MMQSSAIHSPFNAPNTISLVAGEGDAEIALNAFDMCLLESGIANVNLIRISSIMPPKAEVIPLPELPMGSLVPTAYGYQMSDVKGETVAASIGVAIPKDKELCGLIMEYECVGGKKEAEDTVREMAKDGFEMRGWEIDEIISIAAEHTVEKVGCAFAAAALWYK; this is encoded by the coding sequence ATGATGCAATCAAGTGCAATACACTCCCCATTCAACGCGCCAAATACTATATCATTAGTAGCTGGTGAAGGAGACGCTGAAATAGCTTTAAATGCTTTCGATATGTGCCTTTTAGAGTCAGGTATCGCAAACGTTAACTTAATAAGAATTAGCAGTATTATGCCCCCAAAAGCTGAGGTAATCCCATTACCTGAACTCCCTATGGGTTCTTTAGTACCTACAGCATACGGATACCAAATGAGTGACGTTAAAGGAGAAACAGTTGCTGCATCCATTGGCGTTGCTATACCAAAAGATAAAGAATTATGCGGTTTAATCATGGAATACGAATGTGTTGGAGGCAAAAAAGAAGCAGAAGACACAGTTAGAGAAATGGCAAAAGATGGCTTCGAAATGAGAGGCTGGGAAATTGACGAAATCATATCAATTGCTGCTGAACATACCGTTGAAAAAGTAGGATGCGCATTCGCCGCTGCTGCTTTATGGTACAAATAA
- a CDS encoding IGHMBP2 family helicase: protein MDLKSCYSGNFKKLIKKERDYEINFHRNEIKRMGEKRENTGRAILDLNGKVIKQIFNEKIVRYGRKNKFEKMDISVGDVVLISKGNPLLSDFYGNVIAMGSNHIDVSVESVPKWALKDVRIDLYVNDVTFKRMTKALEKFEVTRNKIANIIIGIEKPKYCAINEKTLKYLDLESIINLSDILNDKVIDEIIENFDYCDNNLNFYQKEAVIRALLANDLYMVHGPPGTGKTRTITELIIQETKRGNSVIATADSNTAVDNILENLSKAPKIAKKSKPKLNLKYEKSGQLGKLEKLKIVRIGHPSRISKELIDYSLHSKITKHELHIKIIKLRELLEREYLKRKEIPIPDPKYRRGLTNDDIILYDKLKQRIRGIPPKKLEEMALWVRCNEKIAKIKDKIAKTEKQIIVDIIENSDVVLATNSMAGSEYLEDFNFNVGVIDECSQSMEPSTLITALKCDKIVMAGDHKQLPPTVLSDEIELKNTLFERMIKENKDFSQILKIQYRMNDKIMGFSNKLFYENQLISDESVKNRALSDLDYNLNYNPGDELKNKNLNNLNKKDINTELYSSLFNDNPLVLINTEGNEKRDDFKSYYNKSELKIIDKIINKYLENSIPISIISPYDSQVKKIKEIVSEHETSENESIEQKNIPKIKVKSIDGYQGREDEIIVVSFVRSEKIGFLSDLRRLNVALTRAKRKLILIGNFNFLTSNSTYLELYEYMVEKNADIINIR from the coding sequence ATGGATTTAAAAAGTTGTTATTCGGGAAATTTTAAAAAATTAATTAAAAAAGAGCGAGATTATGAAATAAATTTTCATAGAAACGAAATTAAAAGAATGGGTGAAAAAAGAGAAAATACAGGTCGTGCAATATTAGATTTAAATGGAAAAGTTATAAAACAGATTTTTAATGAAAAAATTGTTCGATATGGAAGGAAAAATAAATTTGAAAAAATGGACATCTCCGTCGGGGATGTAGTACTTATAAGTAAAGGCAATCCACTTTTAAGTGATTTTTATGGTAATGTAATAGCAATGGGTAGTAATCATATTGATGTTAGCGTTGAAAGCGTTCCAAAATGGGCTTTAAAAGATGTTAGGATTGATTTATACGTTAATGATGTAACTTTTAAAAGAATGACTAAAGCACTTGAAAAGTTTGAAGTAACGAGGAACAAAATTGCCAACATAATCATTGGTATTGAAAAACCCAAATATTGCGCAATTAATGAAAAAACCTTAAAATATTTAGATTTGGAATCAATAATTAATTTATCGGACATATTAAATGATAAAGTAATCGATGAAATTATTGAAAATTTTGATTATTGTGACAATAATTTAAATTTTTATCAAAAAGAGGCAGTGATTCGTGCTTTACTAGCTAATGACTTGTATATGGTTCATGGACCCCCAGGAACCGGTAAAACCCGTACAATTACGGAATTAATCATTCAAGAGACTAAGCGTGGAAATAGTGTTATTGCGACTGCTGACTCCAATACTGCGGTAGACAATATATTAGAAAATCTATCGAAAGCCCCAAAAATTGCCAAAAAATCGAAACCAAAATTAAACTTAAAATATGAAAAATCAGGGCAACTTGGAAAACTCGAAAAATTAAAAATTGTTAGAATTGGGCACCCTTCTAGAATTTCAAAAGAATTAATTGACTACTCTTTGCATTCTAAAATAACGAAACACGAATTACATATTAAAATTATAAAATTACGAGAACTATTAGAACGAGAATATTTAAAAAGAAAAGAAATTCCAATTCCTGACCCAAAATATAGACGTGGACTTACCAATGACGATATAATACTATATGATAAGTTAAAACAGCGTATAAGGGGAATACCGCCTAAAAAACTTGAAGAAATGGCTTTATGGGTTAGATGTAATGAAAAAATTGCAAAAATTAAAGATAAAATTGCAAAAACTGAAAAACAAATTATTGTAGATATTATTGAAAACTCCGATGTAGTCCTTGCTACCAATTCTATGGCAGGTAGTGAATATTTAGAGGACTTTAACTTTAATGTGGGTGTTATTGATGAGTGCAGTCAGTCCATGGAGCCTTCTACATTAATTACGGCTTTAAAATGTGATAAAATTGTTATGGCAGGAGACCATAAACAGTTACCTCCTACGGTATTATCCGATGAAATTGAATTAAAGAATACATTATTTGAGAGAATGATTAAAGAAAATAAAGATTTTTCCCAAATTTTAAAGATACAATATCGTATGAATGATAAAATTATGGGCTTTTCGAATAAATTATTCTACGAAAATCAACTTATTAGTGATGAATCGGTTAAAAATAGAGCATTAAGTGATTTAGATTATAATTTAAATTATAACCCAGGTGATGAATTAAAAAATAAAAATTTGAATAATTTGAATAAAAAGGATATCAATACTGAACTATATTCTAGCCTATTTAACGACAACCCTCTTGTATTAATTAATACAGAAGGAAATGAAAAGCGTGACGATTTCAAATCATATTATAATAAGTCTGAATTAAAAATTATTGATAAAATAATAAATAAATACCTAGAAAATAGTATACCAATTAGTATAATAAGCCCTTACGATTCACAAGTGAAAAAAATAAAAGAAATAGTTTCCGAGCATGAAACTAGTGAAAATGAATCTATTGAACAGAAGAATATTCCAAAAATCAAAGTAAAATCTATTGATGGATACCAAGGTAGGGAAGATGAAATTATAGTCGTATCTTTTGTGAGAAGTGAAAAAATAGGGTTTTTGTCCGATTTAAGAAGATTAAATGTTGCATTAACCCGTGCAAAACGTAAGCTTATACTTATTGGTAATTTCAATTTTTTGACGTCCAATAGTACTTATCTAGAATTATACGAGTATATGGTAGAAAAGAACGCAGATATAATTAACATAAGATAA